TCAATTATCTCGATTACCGCCACTTTCTCCGCGACTGGCTGCAGTCGGCGAAGAAAAACTACGGCTTTTCCTACCGGTTCTTTTCCAAACGCGCGGGGCTCAAGTCCCCCAGCCTCTACAAGATGGTCATGGAC
This region of bacterium genomic DNA includes:
- a CDS encoding TIGR02147 family protein; translation: MLLNSTMENKEQPNLFNYLDYRHFLRDWLQSAKKNYGFSYRFFSKRAGLKSPSLYKMVMD